The following proteins are co-located in the Primulina tabacum isolate GXHZ01 chromosome 11, ASM2559414v2, whole genome shotgun sequence genome:
- the LOC142519708 gene encoding uncharacterized protein LOC142519708 translates to MQQQQATRQQQDVYEQFRRLGPKKFSSTTDPFAAEGWIRSLEVHFRYLDMGDADRVRCTTYLFRDDASLWWEGAEHGVDLATLTWAQFKMKFYEKYFTPDARSRIKREFMALRQGDATVAEFVKKFDRGCHFVPLIARDAEEKLRNFMDGLRPTLDVDYSSKERRKEWKAINKERSQGVYRCWIMHSRLLMEHVQAS, encoded by the exons atgcagcagcagcaggcgACTAGGCAACAGCAGGAtgtttatgagcagttccggaggctagggccgaagaaATTTTCTAGCACTACCGATCCTTTTGCTGCAGAGGGTTGGATTCGTTCACttgaggtacattttcgctatcttGATATGGGGGATGCGGACCGGGTGAGATGTACCACTTATCTGTTTAGagacgacgcttctttatggtgggaaggagccgagcacgGTGTCGACCTTGccacactcacttgggcacagttcaagatgaagttctatgagaaatatttcACCCCGGATGCAAGGAGCCGAATAAAGAGGGAATTCATGGCTCTTCGCCAGGGAGATGCCactgttgctgaatttgtgaagaagtttgataggggttgccactttgtgccTCTTATTGCCAGGGATGCTGAAGAAAAGCTCAGAAACTTTatggatggcctacgacctacc CTAGACGTCGACTACAGCAGCAAAGAGCGAAGGAAAGAATGGAAGGCGATCAACAAAGAGAGGAGCCAAGGCGTATACCGATGTTGGATTATGCACAGCCGTctcttgatggagcacgtccaagcatcgTAA